The genomic segment ccagcaggagaccagctcttccccagtttccacgcaaaccactggcacgccagccacctcatcagctttcatgtccacaggccaaacttcagaggtgaccacttctttgcctgccactactgggaccactggcgtttcaacaacattcgaaacgactggagccacctccaccctagtcacagaaacgtctgagcaaaccacagctcaagctagtacttctgccccagcaacctctgagggaaccagctcaacagcagtcagtactgagacctctggctcaccttccacaatggagacgacaacccagcaggagaccagctcttccccagtttccacgcaaaccactggcacgccagccacctcatcagctttcatgtccacaggccaaacttcagaggtgaccacttctttgcctgccactactgggaccactggcgtttcaacaacattcgaaacgactggagccacctccaccctagtcacagaaacgtctgagcaaaccacagctcaagctagtacttctgccccagcaacctctgagggaaccagctcaacagcagtcagtactgagacctctggctcaccttccacaatggagacgacaacccagcaggagaccagctcttccccagtttccacgcaaaccactggcacgccagccacctcatcagctttcatgtccacaggccaaacttcagaggtgaccacttctttgcctgccactactgggaccactggcgtttcaacaacattcgaaacgactggagccacctccaccctagtcacagaaacgtctgagcaaaccacagctcaagctagtacttctgccccagcaacctctgagggaaccagctcaacagcagtcagtactgagacctctggctcaccttccacaatggagacgacaacccagcaggagaccagctcttccccagtttccacgcaaaccactggcacgccagccacctcatcagctttcatgtccacaggccaaacttcagaggtgaccacttctttgcctgccactactgggaccactggcgtttcaacaacattcgaaacgactggagccacctccaccctagtcacagaaacgtctgagcaaaccacagctcaagctagtacttctgccccagcaacctctgagggaaccagctcaacagcagtcagtactgagacctctggctcaccttccacaatggagacgacaacccagcaggagaccagctcttccccagtttccacgcaaaccactggcacgccagccacctcatcagctttcatgtccacaggccaaacttcagaggtgaccacttctttgcctgccactactgggaccactggcgtttcaacaacattcgaaacgactggagccacctccaccctagtcacagaaacgtctgagcaaaccacagctcaagctagtacttctgccccagcaacctctgagggaaccagctcaacagcagtcagtactgagacctctggctcaccttccacaatggagacgacaacccagcaggagaccagctcttccccagtttccacgcaaaccactggcacgccagccacctcatcagctttcatgtccacaggccaaacttcagaggtgaccacttctttgcctgccactactgggaccactggcgtttcaacaacattcgaaacgactggagccacctccaccctagtcacagaaacgtctgagcaaaccacagctcaagctagtacttctgccccagcaacctctgagggaaccagctcaacagcagtcagtactgagacctctggctcaccttccacaatggagacgacaacccagcaggagaccagctcttccccagtttccacgcaaaccactggcacgccagccacctcatcagctttcatgtccacaggccaaacttcagaggtgaccacttctttgcctgccactactgggaccactggcgtttcaacaacattcgaaacgactggagccacctccaccctagtcacagaaacgtctgagcaaaccacagctcaagctagtacttctgccccagcaacctctgagggaaccagctcaacagcagtcagtactgagacctctggctcaccttccacaatggagacgacaacccagcaggagaccagctcttccccagtttccacgcaaaccactggcacgccagccacctcatcagctttcatgtccacaggccaaacttcagaggtgaccacttctttgcctgccactactgggaccactggcgtttcaacaacattcgaaacgactggagccacctccaccctagtcacagaaacgtctgagcaaaccacagctcaagctagtacttctgccccagcaacctctgagggaaccagctcaacagcagtcagtactgagacctctggctcaccttccacaatggagacgacaacccagcaggagaccagctcttccccagtttccacgcaaaccactggcacgccagccacctcatcagctttcatgtccacaggccaaacttcagaggtgaccacttctttgcctgccactactgggaccactggcgtttcaacaacattcgaaacgactggagccacctccaccctagtcacagaaacgtctgagcaaaccacagctcaagctagtacttctgccccagcaacctctgagggaaccagctcaacagcagtcagtactgagacctctggctcaccttccacaatggagacgacaacccagcaggagaccagctcttccccagtttccacgcaaaccactggcacgccagccacctcatcagctttcatgtccacaggccaaacttcagaggtgaccacttctttgcctgccactactgggaccactggcgtttcaacaacattcgaaacgactggagccacctccaccctagtcacagaaacgtctgagcaaaccacagctcaagctagtacttctgccccagcaacctctgagggaaccagctcaacagcagtcagtactgagacctctggctcaccttccacaatggagacgacaacccagcaggagaccagctcttccccagtttccacgcaaaccactggcacgccagccacctcatcagctttcatgtccacaggccaaacttcagaggtgaccacttctttgcctgccactactgggaccactggcgtttcaacaacattcgaaacgactggagccacctccaccctagtcacagaaacgtctgagcaaaccacagctcaagctagtacttctgccccagcaacctctgagggaaccagctcaacagcagtcagtactgagacctctggctcaccttccacaatggagacgacaacccagcaggagaccagctcttccccagtttccacgcaaaccactggcacgccagccacctcatcagctttcatgtccacaggccaaacttcagaggtgaccacttctttgcctgccactactgggaccactggcgtttcaacaacattcgaaacgactggagccacctccaccctagtcacagaaacgtctgagcaaaccacagctcaagctagtacttctgccccagcaacctctgagggaaccagctcaacagcagtcagtactgagacctctggctcaccttccacaatggagacgacaacccagcaggagaccagctcttccccagtttccacgcaaaccactggcacgccagccacctcatcagctttcatgtccacaggccaaacttcagaggtgaccacttctttgcctgccactactgggaccactggcgtttcaacaacattcgaaacgactggagccacctccaccctagtcacagaaacgtctgagcaaaccacagctcaagctagtacttctgccccagcaacctctgagggaaccagctcaacagcagtcagtactgagacctctggctcaccttccacaatggagacgacaacccagcaggagaccagctcttccccagtttccacgcaaaccactggcacgccagccacctcatcagctttcatgtccacaggccaaacttcagaggtgaccacttctttgcctgccactactgggaccactggcgtttcaacaacattcgaaacgactggagccacctccaccctagtcacagaaacgtctgagcaaaccacagctcaagctagtacttctgccccagcaacctctgagggaaccagctcaacagcagtcagtactgagacctctggctcaccttccacaatggagacgacaacccagcaggagaccagctcttccccagtttccacgcaaaccactggcacgccagccacctcatcagctttcatgtccacaggccaaacttcagaggtgaccacttctttgcctgccactactgggaccactggcgtttcaacaacattcgaaacgactggagccacctccaccctagtcacagaaacgtctgagcaaaccacagctcaagctagtacttctgccccagcaacctctgagggaaccagctcaacagcagtcagtactgagacctctggctcaccttccacaatggagacgacaacccagcaggagaccagctcttccccagtttccacgcaaaccactggcacgccagccacctcatcagctttcatgtccacaggccaaacttcagaggtgaccacttctttgcctgccactactgggaccactggcgtttcaacaacattcgaaacgactggagccacctccaccctagtcacagaaacgtctgagcaaaccacagctcaagctagtacttctgccccagcaacctctgagggaaccagctcaacagcagtcagtactgagacctctggctcaccttccacaatggagacgacaacccagcaggagaccagctcttccccagtttccacgcaaaccactggcacgccagccacctcatcagctttcatgtccacaggccaaacttcagaggtgaccacttctttgcctgccactactgggaccactggcgtttcaacaacattcgaaacgactggagccacctccaccctagtcacagaaacgtctgagcaaaccacagctcaagctagtacttctgccccagcaacctctgagggaaccagctcaacagcagtcagtactgagacctctggctcaccttccacaatggagacgacaacccagcaggagaccagctcttccccagtttccacgcaaaccactggcacgccagccacctcatcagctttcatgtccacaggccaaacttcagaggtgaccacttctttgcctgccactactgggaccactggcgtttcaacaacattcgaaacgactggagccacctccaccctagtcacagaaacgtctgagcaaaccacagctcaagctagtacttctgccccagcaacctctgagggaaccagctcaacagcagtcagtactgagacctctggctcaccttccacaatggagacgacaacccagcaggagaccagctcttccccagtttccacgcaaaccactggcacgccagccacctcatcagctttcatgtccacaggccaaacttcagaggtgaccacttctttgcctgccactactgggaccactggcgtttcaacaacattcgaaacgactggagccacctccaccctagtcacagaaacgtctgagcaaaccacagctcaagctagtacttctgccccagcaacctctgagggaaccagctcaacagcagtcagtactgagacctctggctcaccttccacaatggagacgacaacccagcaggagaccagctcttccccagtttccacgcaaaccactggcacgccagccacctcatcagctttcatgtccacaggccaaacttcagaggtgaccacttctttgcctgccactactgggaccactggcgtttcaacaacattcgaaacgactggagccacctccaccctagtcacagaaacgtctgagcaaaccacagctcaagctagtacttctgccccagcaacctctgagggaaccagctcaacagcagtcagtactgagacctctggctcaccttccacaatggagacgacaacccagcaggagaccagctcttccccagtttccacgcaaaccactggcacgccagccacctcatcagctttcatgtccacaggccaaacttcagaggtgaccacttctttgcctgccactactgggaccactggcgtttcaacaacattcgaaacgactggagccacctccaccctagtcacagaaacgtctgagcaaaccacagctcaagctagtacttctgccccagcaacctctgagggaaccagctcaacagcagtcagtactgagacctctggctcaccttccacaatggagacgacaacccagcaggagaccagctcttccccagtttccacgcaaaccactggcacgccagccacctcatcagctttcatgtccacaggccaaacttcagaggtgaccacttctttgcctgccactactgggaccactggcgtttcaacaacattcgaaacgactggagccacctccaccctagtcacagaaacgtctgagcaaaccacagctcaagctagtacttctgccccagcaacctctgagggaaccagctcaacagcagtcagtactgagacctctggctcaccttccacaatggagacgacaacccagcaggagaccagctcttccccagtttccacgcaaaccactggcacgccagccacctcatcagctttcatgtccacaggccaaacttcagaggtgaccacttctttgcctgccactactgggaccactggcgtttcaacaacattcgaaacgactggagccacctccaccctagtcacagaaacgtctgagcaaaccacagctcaagctagtacttctgccccagcaacctctgagggaaccagctcaacagcagtcagtactgagacctctggctcaccttccacaatggagacgacaacccagcaggagaccagctcttccccagtttccacgcaaaccactggcacgccagccacctcatcagctttcatgtccacaggccaaacttcagaggtgaccacttctttgcctgccactactgggaccactggcgtttcaacaacattcgaaacgactggagccacctccaccctagtcacagaaacgtctgagcaaaccacagctcaagctagtacttctgccccagcaacctctgagggaaccagctcaacagcagtcagtactgagacctctggctcaccttccacaatggagacgacaacccagcaggagaccagctcttccccagtttccacgcaaaccactggcacgccagccacctcatcagctttcatgtccacaggccaaacttcagaggtgaccacttctttgcctgccactactgggaccactggcgtttcaacaacattcgaaacgactggagccacctccaccctagtcacagaaacgtctgagcaaaccacagctcaagctagtacttctgccccagcaacctctgagggaaccagctcaacagcagtcagtactgagacctctggctcaccttccacaatggagacgacaacccagcaggagaccagctcttccccagtttccacgcaaaccactggcacgccagccacctcatcagctttcatgtccacaggccaaacttcagaggtgaccacttctttgcctgccactactgggaccactggcgtttcaacaacattcgaaacgactggagccacctccaccctagtcacagaaacgtctgagcaaaccacagctcaagctagtacttctgccccagcaacctctgagggaaccagctcaacagcagtcagtactgagacctctggctcaccttccacaatggagacgacaacccagcaggagaccagctcttccccagtttccacgcaaaccactggcacgccagccacctcatcagctttcatgtccacaggccaaacttcagaggtgaccacttctttgcctgccactactgggaccactggcgtttcaacaacattcgaaacgactggagccacctccaccctagtcacagaaacgtctgagcaaaccacagctcaagctagtacttctgccccagcaacctctgagggaaccagctcaacagcagtcagtactgagacctctggctcaccttccacaatggagacgacaacccagcaggagaccagctcttccccagtttccacgcaaaccactggcacgccagccacctcatcagctttcatgtccacaggccaaacttcagaggtgaccacttctttgcctgccactactgggaccactggcgtttcaacaacattcgaaacgactggagccacctccaccctagtcacagaaacgtctgagcaaaccacagctcaagctagtacttctgccccagcaacctctgagggaaccagttcaacagcagtcagtactgagacctctggctcaccttccacaatggagacgacaacccagcaggagaccagctcttccccagtttccacgcaaaccactggcacgccagccacctcatcagctttcttgtccacaggccaaacttcagaggtgaccacttcTGAGACAtctggctcaccttccacaatAGAGACGACAACCCAGCAGGTGACCAGCTCTTCCCCAGTATCATCTGGGATCCTGACAGGGTCAACATCACGGGTTACCACTTCATCTCCTGTCAGCTCTGAGGGGACCAGCTCTGCTACAGTCAGTCCTCAGACATCTGCCCCAACCTCAGTAATAACAGGGACAACTTCACAATTGACCACTTCTGTGGATGCTTCCACAGCTTCCACTATTATTTCCTCAGTGCCAGTATTTACAGGAAGTACCTCAGCCCCAGTCACTAGCTCATCTGAGTCTACCACAGTTACTTCATCTTCCTTCAGCTCTGAGGGGACAACCTCACCCTCAACATCCACCTCAGATGTAACAGTGTCACAAATGACCAGCTCTTCCCCAGTCACAATGCCGATAACTGGTGGGACACCACAAACTTCACAGGCGACCTCGTCTTCGGCTTCAACCACAGGACCTAGTAGTTCTGCTCCCTCAGTGACACCATTGACAGGAAGCACATTCTCACAAGAGACCACCTCTTCCCCAGTCATCACTCAGACAACTGGTGGGCCACATTCAACCACACCTTCGGTGTCCACAGAGCCAACGTCACAGGCAAGCACTTCTACGACTGCTACCCTTGGCACTGTATCGACATTAGCAACGACCGGCCGCACCTCCAGCGCAGTCACAGATGTTTCACAGCCAACCACAGCCCAACACAGCACATCCCCATCAACATCTGAAGTGACCAGCTCAGTGCCAGTTAGTGCCCAAACCTCAGCCTCACCTCCCACCAGCTCCACACAAACCACCGGAACGGCAACGGCAACCACAGGAGCAACTCCACAGACAACCGCATCCTCTGTTGCCACGACAGAGACCAGTTCTTCCCCAGTGACCACACAACAGACCAACTCTTCTCcattcacagcacacacaactGATAGGGTTACTACAACCACACCTTCAACATCAACCATTACTTCACCATTAACTTCTGAACTGTCAGCAACTACAACCACAGGAGCAACTCCACAGACAACCACTGTCTCTGTTGCCACGACAGGGACCAGTTCGTCCCCGGTCACAACCcacacaactgacagggtgaCTTCAACCACTACAGCCACACCTCAAACATCAACCATTACTTCGCCAGTCACTTCTGAACCGTCAACAACTACAACCACAGGAGCAACTCCACAGACAACCACTGTCTCTGTTGCCACGACAGGGACCAGTTCGTCCCCTGTCACAACCcacacaactgacagggtgaCTTTAACCACTACAACCACACCTCCAACATCAACCATTACTTCGCCAGTCACTTCTGAACCGTCAACAACTACAACCACAGGAGCAACTCCACAGACAACCACTGTCTCTGTTGCCACGACAGGGACCAGTTTGTCCCCGGTCACAACCcacacaactgacagggtgaCTTCAACCACTACAACCACACCTCCAACATCAACCATTACTTCGCCAGTCACTTCAAAACCATCAACCACTCCTTCATGCACAGAAGAAGAATGCCGGTGTAATGGTCAACCATGCTCTTATAACTCTACACTTGGACGTTGTCAATGTGTCTGTGATCCTGAGCTCTTCTATGGAGATTTCTGCCAGTATGGCTTCAATGAAACCGTTGCGAATTTGAGTGAGTGCTACGTGTGCCTGTCATTGTTTTTAATTCATCACAATTCTTTCTGTTCTATCATTAGTGACAATACAGTTCGTTTGCTTGCTTaaatttttttcaattcatattTCTCACAGATGTAAGTGGCATTCCTCCAAGAATGgcaaatatttcccttcgaattATGAACATTGATTTCGACGCTTTGTCAATCCAAGAAAAGGAGAATCTTACACAAATTGTGCAGAATCAGGTTTGCATTGTTACTCTGTTTTTGCTCCTGGATATAGTGTCTACTGTTTAGTAGCCCTACAGTAGTTACTGTTCATAATAGTTATGCTGATAGTATTTCTGTCATCCATTGTAATTCATGTTTACTCTTCATCTCGAAGCTTACACCTCTGTTCAGAAGAGCTGATCCTCAGAGCTTCAAGGACTTCACAGTGACAAGACTAAGGTCAGTTTTTCTATTCAATGCCACTTTGCCAGCTTTGAATGTCACCCCATGTCTTTGAATGCAAGTCTCTCATTGTTGTCAATGTTGTCCATTCTATGTTTTATCCAGAAAAGGGAGCGTAATAGCAGATGGTGTAGGACAGTACACCTATATGAACAGTGAAATGCAAATAGATTTTCTTAATGAAAAGTTGGAATCTGTACTAGACAACATCTTACATGAGCCAGATGCTTTCCAAAACTTGATTGAAGCTCTTGGAAACAAGTCAATCGACGATCCAAAACTCGAAATGGCAGCTATTGAAATTAACAGTAAGTAAAGCAATTAACCCTTTTTAACAACTTAATAGCACATAATATTTTCTGACAGTTATTTGTCTATTTATgtgtccaaggcactcttcctgtgcaaaaatattaaaaagcctttattaaaacatggctattaagtttaaaaacatgggagcagagacccacgcgtatcGGCACAAGCCTCGTCCTGAAGGCTTGTGCCGATACGCGTGGGTCTCttctcccatgtttttaaacttaatagccatgttttaataaaggctttttggtaacactttattttagggatacatcattaacacttatacatacaatgttcctgtataagtaacttgtaaggcatgtacaaagcgaaatcaaacatttgttaggcatgtattcgcaaatgtcttgttcatgcacaataagggatttattaccactttaaccttcgtaaggacctagtaggcc from the Engraulis encrasicolus isolate BLACKSEA-1 chromosome 14, IST_EnEncr_1.0, whole genome shotgun sequence genome contains:
- the LOC134463470 gene encoding mucin-5AC; protein product: MPITGGTPQTSQATSSSASTTGPSSSAPSVTPLTGSTFSQETTSSPVITQTTGGPHSTTPSVSTEPTSQASTSTTATLGTVSTLATTGRTSSAVTDVSQPTTAQHSTSPSTSEVTSSVPVSAQTSASPPTSSTQTTGTATATTGATPQTTASSVATTETSSSPVTTQQTNSSPFTAHTTDRVTTTTPSTSTITSPLTSELSATTTTGATPQTTTVSVATTGTSSSPVTTHTTDRVTSTTTATPQTSTITSPVTSEPSTTTTTGATPQTTTVSVATTGTSSSPVTTHTTDRVTLTTTTTPPTSTITSPVTSEPSTTTTTGATPQTTTVSVATTGTSLSPVTTHTTDRVTSTTTTTPPTSTITSPVTSKPSTTPSCTEEECRCNGQPCSYNSTLGRCQCVCDPELFYGDFCQYGFNETVANLNVSGIPPRMANISLRIMNIDFDALSIQEKENLTQIVQNQLTPLFRRADPQSFKDFTVTRLRKGSVIADGVGQYTYMNSEMQIDFLNEKLESVLDNILHEPDAFQNLIEALGNKSIDDPKLEMAAIEINNINDLKPYVSCSIAFNNYSAEIINGSWMCMGYCYDDHDYCNKHGECLNTIKGPICQCYESFLDVYYGPQCDLYRRGAGFYGVLFGSLVAFLLLFIVLIVVIITVHRNRGKSWFLDRRLRTFETFDEDFFDFSNRGPLRNLLLRLRGRQADIFSVENSVSVVDESLPGTFRPRLDMVDPSVSMRVRRPDVILPPN